In Candidatus Desulforudis audaxviator MP104C, a genomic segment contains:
- a CDS encoding DVU0298 family protein: MVKDQVRHLLEGRQYDGLLQLAKEDPEVVTHLVTFLDNREGLLRWRAIEGLGHVVAGLSRKDDDFGREIIRRFWSENPESGDSGWSAPEAVGEIIKHQPERYADLAHLLVNLTYKDDGLRRGVIWALGRIGKRNPGLVAGGMPILLKALADPNPEIRGCAAWSLGEIGAQEAASALGDLRWDHQAVTIYEAGKLWQRTVGEVALDALANIRARA; encoded by the coding sequence TTGGTTAAAGATCAAGTGCGGCATTTGCTCGAGGGCCGGCAGTACGATGGATTATTGCAGTTGGCGAAGGAAGACCCGGAAGTGGTCACGCACCTGGTGACTTTTTTGGACAACCGGGAAGGACTTCTACGCTGGCGGGCCATTGAAGGCCTGGGGCATGTGGTTGCCGGACTGTCCCGCAAAGACGATGACTTCGGCCGGGAAATCATCCGGCGGTTCTGGTCCGAGAACCCCGAGTCAGGGGACAGCGGCTGGAGCGCGCCGGAGGCGGTCGGGGAGATCATCAAACACCAGCCAGAACGTTACGCCGATCTTGCTCACCTCCTCGTCAACCTGACATACAAAGATGACGGCTTGCGGCGGGGGGTGATCTGGGCGTTGGGTAGAATCGGTAAGCGCAATCCCGGGTTGGTTGCCGGTGGAATGCCCATCCTGCTCAAGGCCCTGGCGGATCCGAACCCGGAAATCCGGGGCTGTGCGGCTTGGTCCCTCGGGGAAATCGGGGCTCAGGAAGCGGCTTCAGCCCTTGGGGACCTGCGCTGGGACCACCAGGCCGTGACCATCTACGAGGCCGGGAAGCTGTGGCAGCGGACTGTGGGTGAGGTGGCCCTGGACGCCCTGGCCAATATCCGGGCGCGGGCCTAG
- a CDS encoding phosphoenolpyruvate carboxykinase (ATP) — protein sequence MHRFRRPVEARTIIDNPPVTALREMTHDGQNTEYGSVNYLTRVRNRSAKQTYIVEDGVQLGADQQGISLEKAEAVASEVHRYLRNRTLIRLDRQIGRHPDFSLHCRFYVSAEYARIPLQWHNMLFEPVDRDAEPDLVSIQIPEWPEKIIFCHPLAGVTYILGSDYFGECKKSFLRKAMYLAKKRGFLGFHAGSKVLKVRDRHGVLKKVGFILFGLSGTGKTTLTMHNHGLTGGEDVAIRQDDVLIMNPAGYCYGTENGFYIKTEGLDASQCVLYRAATSPNAIFENVCVDGRGHILFDNCELTSNGRGVILRSDVLGTDDKIDLDKVHRIIFITRRDDVVPAVARLNAEQAAAYFMLGESIETSAGDPTKAGEPKREVGTNPFIIGPESEEGNRLLEILKANPDIECYILNTGSVGKREGDPGTNITVRHSAHLMTQIARGSIKWTSDPDWGYLIPTEVPGMNIRPFDPRLYYSTEEYARRVDRLREERRAWLARYPNLKPSILKAVEPPRVLATAASAGD from the coding sequence ATGCACCGTTTTCGTCGCCCCGTGGAGGCACGTACTATCATCGACAACCCCCCGGTCACCGCGCTCCGGGAAATGACCCACGACGGACAGAACACGGAATACGGCAGTGTGAACTACCTCACCCGGGTACGCAACCGCAGTGCCAAGCAGACTTACATCGTGGAGGACGGGGTCCAACTCGGCGCGGACCAGCAGGGGATCTCCCTGGAGAAGGCCGAAGCCGTCGCGTCGGAGGTTCACCGCTATCTTCGGAATCGGACGCTGATCCGGCTGGACCGCCAGATAGGTCGTCACCCGGACTTCAGTCTCCACTGCCGCTTTTACGTATCCGCGGAATATGCCCGGATTCCGCTGCAGTGGCATAATATGCTCTTTGAGCCTGTTGACCGGGACGCCGAACCGGACCTGGTGTCCATCCAGATTCCCGAGTGGCCGGAGAAAATCATCTTCTGCCATCCGCTCGCCGGCGTCACGTACATCCTGGGCAGCGATTATTTCGGAGAATGCAAGAAGTCTTTCCTGCGCAAGGCGATGTATCTCGCCAAGAAGCGCGGCTTCCTGGGTTTCCATGCGGGCAGCAAGGTGCTGAAGGTTCGGGACCGGCACGGCGTGTTGAAGAAGGTCGGCTTTATCCTTTTCGGCCTGAGCGGCACCGGCAAAACCACCCTCACCATGCACAACCACGGGCTCACCGGCGGGGAGGACGTGGCCATCCGTCAAGACGACGTCCTGATCATGAACCCCGCTGGTTACTGCTACGGCACGGAAAACGGCTTCTACATCAAGACCGAGGGGCTGGACGCCTCCCAGTGCGTCCTTTATCGGGCCGCCACCTCACCCAACGCCATATTTGAAAATGTCTGCGTCGACGGCCGGGGTCACATCCTGTTTGACAACTGCGAGCTGACTTCGAACGGTCGCGGCGTGATCCTGCGTTCCGACGTTCTGGGCACCGACGACAAGATCGACCTGGACAAGGTGCACCGCATCATCTTCATCACCAGGCGCGACGACGTGGTGCCCGCGGTCGCCCGTTTGAACGCCGAACAGGCCGCCGCCTACTTCATGCTCGGAGAGTCCATCGAAACCTCGGCCGGGGACCCCACCAAAGCAGGGGAACCCAAACGGGAAGTGGGGACCAACCCCTTCATCATCGGACCCGAAAGCGAGGAAGGCAACCGGCTGCTCGAAATCCTCAAAGCCAACCCGGACATTGAGTGCTACATCCTGAACACCGGCAGCGTGGGCAAGCGTGAAGGCGATCCCGGGACGAACATCACCGTGCGCCATTCGGCTCACCTTATGACTCAGATCGCCCGTGGGAGCATCAAGTGGACCTCCGACCCGGACTGGGGCTACCTGATTCCCACCGAGGTCCCGGGAATGAATATCCGCCCGTTCGACCCGCGGCTTTACTACTCCACCGAGGAGTATGCCCGGCGGGTGGACCGCCTGCGCGAGGAACGGCGCGCCTGGCTGGCCCGCTACCCGAACCTGAAACCGTCCATCCTAAAGGCCGTCGAACCGCCGCGGGTGCTGGCCACGGCCGCCTCCGCCGGGGACTGA
- a CDS encoding MFS transporter — MQEPWKRRPPVFVLGTVMFLALLPSFSLPAALPLIAAEWGMGPAQSGIVMAAFQAGYIVAALVALPLTDRFDTRYVIAGGSSLTAAGHLLFPILSTDPVTGIILRAVAGAGLGCIYMPGIRLVSEVTVTMRGRAVGGYVFSYLMGTAASFALTGMLLGFFEWRTAYLFVALAGTLAFPLALFVICHPVFKRGVSANPFVTLSPSRKRFHRESVRLHLPVMLLIGAYMVHMWELYGLRSWMSPFLADALGQTGMAAVSLAATLTAFSVVLSGVSALVAGWLSDRMGRVATASVIMAVSAACSLTFGWLFNAPLWSLLLVGLVLSLTVASDSPVFSAGITEMSDPRILGRVMAWQTFLGYGAATVSPAVMGYIMERSADEALGWGLAFSSLGLVALTGPLFLMRLRRLPESRRLCGGRG; from the coding sequence GTGCAAGAACCTTGGAAAAGACGGCCGCCGGTGTTCGTACTGGGTACGGTGATGTTTCTCGCACTGCTGCCCAGCTTCAGCCTGCCGGCGGCTTTGCCGCTCATTGCCGCCGAGTGGGGTATGGGCCCGGCCCAATCCGGAATCGTGATGGCCGCCTTCCAAGCCGGGTACATCGTCGCGGCCCTGGTGGCCCTCCCGTTGACGGACCGGTTCGACACGCGTTACGTGATCGCGGGCGGGTCCAGCTTGACTGCCGCCGGCCACCTCCTGTTTCCCATCCTGAGCACCGATCCGGTGACCGGCATCATCTTGCGGGCCGTGGCCGGAGCGGGCCTCGGGTGCATATACATGCCGGGTATCCGGCTGGTTTCAGAGGTAACGGTGACGATGCGTGGGCGGGCAGTGGGCGGCTACGTGTTTTCGTACCTGATGGGCACGGCTGCTTCGTTCGCTCTCACCGGGATGCTGCTCGGGTTTTTCGAGTGGCGGACCGCCTACTTGTTTGTTGCTTTGGCCGGAACCCTGGCCTTTCCGCTGGCTCTCTTTGTAATCTGTCACCCGGTTTTTAAGCGCGGTGTCTCTGCCAATCCCTTCGTCACCCTATCGCCCTCCCGGAAACGTTTCCACCGTGAGTCGGTGCGCCTGCACCTGCCGGTGATGCTGTTGATCGGGGCCTACATGGTGCACATGTGGGAACTGTATGGTTTACGGTCCTGGATGTCGCCGTTTCTCGCCGACGCCCTGGGGCAAACGGGGATGGCGGCGGTTTCCCTGGCGGCCACCCTTACCGCTTTTTCGGTGGTCTTAAGCGGTGTTTCGGCGCTGGTCGCCGGGTGGCTGTCCGACCGAATGGGGCGGGTGGCCACGGCGTCGGTGATTATGGCGGTCAGCGCCGCCTGCTCGCTTACTTTTGGCTGGCTCTTTAACGCGCCTCTGTGGTCGCTGCTGCTGGTCGGGTTGGTCTTGAGCCTGACCGTGGCTTCTGATTCCCCGGTGTTCTCGGCCGGCATCACCGAAATGTCTGATCCCCGGATCCTCGGGCGGGTGATGGCCTGGCAGACCTTCCTGGGATACGGAGCGGCCACGGTGTCGCCGGCAGTGATGGGTTACATAATGGAACGGTCCGCGGATGAGGCGTTGGGGTGGGGCTTGGCGTTCTCATCCCTGGGGCTGGTGGCCCTGACCGGGCCCCTGTTCCTGATGCGTTTGCGCCGGCTGCCGGAGAGCCGGCGGTTGTGCGGGGGGCGCGGGTAG
- a CDS encoding copper amine oxidase N-terminal domain-containing protein has translation MPRKPMLLLKVLSLVLVILVLVFPAGSGFAGSGKHPGGVKVVVDTSEVIFPDAQPVLTGNRVMVPLRAVAEALGWRVSWSASARVVHIFRGETQVSLAIGGPVCYVGDQPREMDAVPFLREQRTYVPLRFVSEGLGYAVSWDGTTATVRIGPPVEPPAGLLPDRARGHIPGTIVSSGMILGTLFLDGLSTIQVIQEHALKPGSEEVRAALEAAVGRQVVVKGAYLSGERVFVVSAVVPQSGNGAATMAVSP, from the coding sequence TTGCCGCGCAAGCCGATGTTGTTACTGAAAGTTTTGAGTCTGGTGCTGGTGATCCTGGTCCTCGTTTTCCCGGCCGGCTCCGGGTTTGCCGGAAGCGGAAAACACCCGGGTGGGGTAAAGGTAGTGGTTGACACGAGCGAGGTTATTTTCCCCGACGCCCAGCCGGTCTTGACCGGCAACCGGGTCATGGTACCGCTGCGGGCGGTGGCCGAGGCGCTGGGCTGGCGGGTGAGCTGGAGTGCGAGTGCCCGGGTTGTGCATATTTTCAGGGGTGAGACTCAAGTCTCGCTGGCGATCGGCGGTCCGGTCTGCTACGTCGGCGATCAGCCCCGGGAGATGGATGCGGTGCCGTTCCTGCGCGAGCAGCGCACATACGTTCCCCTGAGGTTCGTTTCCGAGGGTCTTGGCTACGCCGTTTCCTGGGATGGGACGACCGCCACCGTTCGGATCGGCCCGCCGGTGGAACCGCCGGCCGGACTGCTGCCGGACCGGGCGCGGGGGCACATTCCGGGCACCATTGTGAGTTCCGGGATGATCCTGGGCACCCTGTTTCTGGACGGTCTTTCCACCATCCAGGTAATCCAGGAGCACGCCCTGAAACCGGGCAGTGAGGAGGTGCGGGCGGCGCTGGAGGCGGCGGTGGGCCGGCAAGTTGTGGTGAAAGGCGCCTATCTCAGTGGGGAGCGGGTTTTCGTGGTCAGCGCGGTGGTGCCCCAGTCCGGCAACGGGGCGGCCACGATGGCGGTCTCACCCTGA
- a CDS encoding PolC-type DNA polymerase III, with the protein MSIAANLSGLWRNYAERAAVPGCSDLTPELVEQCNTKPSEDLSLYELVYSVIDTETTGLRPDAGDEVISVACVRVVSAKIQNDYFYTLVDPEREVPELAATITGITTERVQGQPVLEKVLPRMLREMAGGVITGFNIQFDLVFLNNGLKRKCGTTLNPPMVLDVLSLCRILKPRARTFGLGAMAREYQISVKDRHNALGDALITARLLLCLLPELEARGVRTLRDLRHFLRYHAFY; encoded by the coding sequence ATGAGTATCGCCGCCAACCTCTCAGGTCTTTGGAGAAACTATGCTGAGCGCGCCGCCGTGCCCGGTTGCAGCGACCTTACTCCGGAACTGGTCGAACAGTGCAACACCAAGCCGTCCGAGGATTTGTCGCTGTATGAACTGGTCTATTCGGTGATTGACACCGAGACTACCGGGTTGCGGCCCGATGCTGGGGACGAGGTGATTTCGGTCGCCTGTGTCCGGGTGGTAAGCGCCAAAATCCAGAACGATTACTTCTACACCCTGGTCGACCCTGAGCGCGAGGTGCCGGAACTGGCGGCCACTATTACGGGGATCACCACGGAGAGAGTCCAGGGGCAGCCGGTGCTTGAAAAGGTGCTGCCCCGGATGCTGCGGGAAATGGCCGGGGGTGTGATCACCGGGTTTAACATCCAGTTTGACCTAGTGTTTCTGAACAACGGGCTGAAAAGGAAGTGCGGCACCACCCTTAACCCCCCGATGGTGCTGGACGTCCTGTCTTTATGCCGGATCCTGAAGCCACGCGCCCGGACCTTTGGTCTCGGGGCGATGGCCCGGGAGTACCAGATTTCGGTGAAGGACCGGCACAACGCCCTCGGTGACGCCCTGATCACGGCACGGTTGCTGCTTTGCCTGCTCCCGGAACTGGAGGCGCGAGGGGTCCGGACCCTGCGGGACCTGCGCCACTTTCTCCGCTACCACGCGTTCTACTAG
- a CDS encoding DUF294 nucleotidyltransferase-like domain-containing protein produces the protein MDFYELLKNTPPFSGLADERIRECVPYLTTEDYLKGTYIFRQGEPHQEHMFFLLSGLVEILLVGDHGEERAVGLLKPGDFFGECLLFTDSYPTTSRTVEESRCLLIPEVCFEDLKSDPDFVGFFSHALAERMRYVYQEMAREQNWPLPWEPRHYRRRLYEIMSSPVVTCLEEHRITEVAQLFAEQEISAVVILDRNGTSRGILTAKDLVRHVLAASDFERQARRSAAALMNEKLVLLPPEAHIYEALLAMMRNQVRHVLVENQGLLLGIVTMGDLVRAQHLDVLRTVDAVERAPSIEDVAARMPDIDRVMGDMVSGDASSEEICTLVTEFYDRVTCRLIRMVEAEMLSEGKGRPPTSYCWLTMGSGGRREQVLRTDQDNALIYDDPQPGEEEKTAAYFLELAGRVVAGLEQCGFRPCPGKVMASYPDWCKPMREWFPTLKKWTLDLNPQMLRLMSIFLDFRPVYGQFAMAHSLRRYVFQRLEKAPVVLHFMARDALSRKVPLNPFRQVVTERSGPHKDQLDLKRAVLIHIVDAVRLFALRDGLLETSTAGRLRQLVDKETLPKDDAEAFQVAYDSILMLRLRLNLRRMAEGKTPSNYVSPRKLTRRELAMVKDAMMAVSRLQKFTGVTFRVEGY, from the coding sequence TTGGATTTTTACGAGTTGTTAAAAAACACGCCCCCGTTTTCGGGTCTTGCGGATGAACGGATACGGGAATGTGTTCCTTACCTGACGACCGAGGATTACCTCAAAGGTACCTATATCTTCCGGCAGGGGGAGCCCCACCAGGAACACATGTTTTTCTTGTTGTCCGGGCTGGTGGAGATTCTCCTGGTCGGAGACCACGGCGAGGAGCGCGCGGTGGGTCTCTTGAAGCCCGGTGATTTCTTCGGGGAGTGTCTTTTGTTTACCGATTCTTACCCGACCACCTCGCGGACGGTGGAGGAGAGCCGCTGTCTGCTCATCCCGGAGGTCTGCTTCGAGGATCTGAAGTCGGATCCCGACTTCGTCGGCTTTTTCAGTCACGCGCTCGCCGAACGGATGCGGTACGTGTACCAGGAGATGGCCCGGGAACAGAACTGGCCGTTGCCTTGGGAACCGCGGCACTATCGGAGGCGGCTTTATGAGATAATGTCCTCCCCGGTGGTCACCTGCCTGGAGGAGCACCGGATCACCGAAGTGGCGCAGTTGTTCGCCGAGCAGGAAATCAGCGCGGTGGTCATTCTGGACCGGAACGGGACTTCCCGCGGGATACTCACGGCGAAGGACTTGGTGCGCCACGTCCTGGCCGCGTCGGACTTCGAGCGCCAGGCACGCCGCTCGGCCGCCGCCCTGATGAACGAGAAACTGGTGCTTCTACCCCCGGAGGCGCACATCTACGAGGCGCTTTTGGCCATGATGCGCAATCAGGTGCGTCATGTCCTGGTGGAAAACCAGGGCTTGCTCCTGGGCATCGTGACTATGGGTGATCTGGTTCGGGCCCAGCACCTCGACGTGCTCCGGACCGTCGACGCGGTGGAACGCGCCCCCAGCATCGAGGACGTCGCCGCGCGCATGCCGGACATCGACCGCGTGATGGGCGACATGGTGAGCGGCGACGCCTCATCGGAGGAGATCTGCACCCTGGTCACGGAGTTTTATGACCGGGTGACCTGCCGGTTGATCCGGATGGTGGAGGCAGAAATGCTCTCCGAGGGCAAGGGCCGGCCGCCGACCAGTTACTGCTGGTTGACGATGGGCAGCGGGGGCCGCCGGGAACAGGTCCTGCGCACCGACCAGGACAACGCCTTGATCTATGACGATCCCCAGCCCGGCGAGGAAGAAAAAACGGCGGCCTATTTCTTGGAACTGGCCGGGCGGGTGGTTGCCGGCTTGGAGCAGTGCGGGTTCCGACCCTGCCCCGGCAAGGTGATGGCCAGCTACCCGGACTGGTGCAAGCCGATGCGGGAGTGGTTCCCGACCTTGAAAAAATGGACTCTGGATCTAAACCCGCAAATGCTGCGGTTGATGAGTATTTTCCTTGATTTTCGCCCGGTCTACGGTCAGTTCGCCATGGCCCACTCCCTGAGGCGCTACGTTTTTCAGCGGCTGGAAAAAGCGCCGGTGGTGCTGCATTTTATGGCCCGTGACGCCCTTTCCAGGAAGGTGCCTTTGAACCCATTCCGGCAGGTGGTCACGGAACGGTCCGGACCGCATAAGGATCAGCTGGACTTGAAGCGGGCCGTGCTGATTCATATCGTGGACGCCGTGCGGTTGTTTGCACTGCGCGACGGCCTTCTGGAAACCTCCACGGCGGGCCGGCTCCGCCAGTTGGTTGACAAGGAAACCCTGCCCAAAGACGATGCCGAAGCCTTTCAGGTGGCCTACGACAGCATTTTGATGCTCCGGCTGCGGCTGAACCTGCGCCGCATGGCGGAAGGAAAAACACCGTCAAACTACGTGAGTCCCCGGAAGTTGACCAGACGGGAACTGGCGATGGTGAAGGACGCCATGATGGCCGTCTCGCGGCTGCAAAAGTTTACGGGTGTTACTTTCCGGGTGGAAGGATACTAA
- a CDS encoding cation acetate symporter, which produces MGSVAWIPLIFVTILVIATVGLGIWVQRSVRSTADMYVASRAVSVPMNSAAISGEYLSAASLMGIAGMVMKFGYDVLWYPVLYAAGYLFLLLFIASPLRRFGAYTIPDFAEGRYSSAAFRKIAVVFVLTIGLFYTMPQMKGAGVALVNILHTPYWVGVVLVGSVITFNVALGGMKGITFVQAFHYWVKMFAVSVPIFVLFAFIGGYPSQMAQFGNEGEAGKSLPKFYDDYQITYHPVAPANVVVFPDSISGRFANGAEALITTSVALPPGSDPITPADLMASGLPAQTVLREIAGQERTLYVFPAGTEFTTTRPLTVTRNGEPVIVTDPSTRKEKELKVVAKLQLFPVPGEERVVVQYARGEVVPNAPADKTWLEPFGPLTNKYGYPVLYTYSLILAIICGTAGLPHILVRFYTNPDGKTAKRTAFWVLILLGCFYLFPPIFGVMGRNAVPHLYAITGGAYSTDSVILVLPKILNQNLAYLGDILSGITSAGAFAGFMTTFSGLLVSITGALAHDIYGNMLNKRATPGQRIKAFRTAAVLAGCGAMILGTFVENFDINMMVGWAFAIAAASYFPMLIMSVWWRRASAAGAAVGMLVGGISALVAIVSTMLADKQVLPWLAVWYGNNPIYRTLAEQPAIWAVPLALLLIFTVSLLTPRGVPHDVHHKMLVLHAPEELGLKDEYIKEETAPKPVR; this is translated from the coding sequence GTGGGTAGTGTTGCCTGGATCCCTCTAATATTTGTAACGATACTGGTTATTGCCACCGTAGGACTGGGCATCTGGGTGCAGCGTTCGGTACGCAGCACCGCCGACATGTACGTGGCCTCCCGTGCGGTAAGCGTGCCGATGAACTCGGCGGCCATCTCGGGCGAATACCTTTCTGCGGCCTCCCTCATGGGTATCGCCGGAATGGTGATGAAGTTCGGTTACGATGTGCTCTGGTACCCCGTGCTGTACGCGGCCGGCTACCTGTTTCTGCTGCTGTTTATCGCGAGTCCCCTGCGGCGGTTCGGAGCGTACACCATCCCGGACTTCGCCGAGGGCCGGTATTCGAGCGCCGCGTTCCGGAAGATCGCGGTGGTTTTCGTGCTGACCATCGGCCTTTTCTACACCATGCCGCAGATGAAGGGTGCCGGCGTGGCTCTGGTGAACATCCTGCACACCCCGTACTGGGTGGGTGTGGTCCTGGTCGGTTCGGTGATCACCTTCAACGTGGCGCTCGGCGGCATGAAAGGTATTACTTTCGTACAGGCCTTCCACTACTGGGTGAAGATGTTCGCGGTCTCGGTGCCGATATTCGTCCTGTTTGCCTTCATCGGCGGCTACCCGTCTCAGATGGCCCAATTCGGAAATGAGGGTGAAGCTGGAAAATCCCTGCCCAAGTTCTATGACGATTACCAGATAACGTACCATCCGGTGGCCCCAGCCAACGTGGTCGTTTTTCCCGATTCCATCTCGGGTCGGTTTGCGAACGGGGCCGAGGCCTTGATCACCACATCCGTGGCCCTGCCTCCCGGCAGTGACCCGATCACGCCTGCGGACCTGATGGCGTCGGGCTTGCCCGCCCAGACGGTGCTCCGTGAAATAGCCGGTCAGGAACGTACCCTGTACGTGTTCCCGGCGGGGACGGAGTTCACCACCACCCGGCCGCTCACCGTGACCAGAAACGGTGAACCGGTGATTGTCACCGATCCTTCGACCCGCAAGGAGAAGGAACTGAAGGTGGTGGCGAAACTCCAGTTGTTCCCGGTTCCGGGAGAGGAACGGGTGGTCGTGCAGTACGCCCGGGGCGAGGTGGTGCCTAACGCGCCGGCTGACAAGACCTGGCTTGAACCCTTCGGCCCACTGACCAACAAGTACGGGTACCCGGTGCTGTACACTTACTCGCTGATCCTGGCGATTATCTGCGGCACCGCCGGCCTCCCCCACATCCTGGTGCGGTTCTATACCAACCCGGACGGGAAGACGGCGAAACGCACCGCCTTTTGGGTTTTGATTCTGCTCGGGTGTTTCTACCTGTTTCCCCCCATCTTTGGAGTGATGGGCCGGAACGCGGTGCCGCACTTGTATGCCATCACCGGTGGCGCCTATAGCACAGACTCGGTGATCCTCGTCCTGCCCAAGATCCTGAATCAGAACCTGGCCTACCTGGGCGACATATTGTCGGGCATCACCTCGGCGGGCGCTTTCGCCGGGTTCATGACCACCTTCTCAGGGCTTTTGGTTTCCATTACGGGGGCTTTGGCTCACGACATCTACGGGAACATGCTCAACAAAAGGGCCACGCCCGGGCAGCGGATCAAGGCCTTCCGCACGGCGGCCGTCCTGGCCGGCTGCGGGGCGATGATCCTGGGTACCTTCGTGGAGAACTTCGACATCAACATGATGGTGGGCTGGGCGTTTGCGATCGCAGCGGCCTCGTATTTCCCGATGCTGATAATGAGCGTCTGGTGGCGTCGGGCGAGCGCAGCCGGTGCGGCCGTCGGGATGCTGGTGGGCGGAATTTCAGCCCTGGTGGCGATTGTGTCCACCATGCTGGCCGACAAACAGGTGCTGCCCTGGCTGGCGGTCTGGTACGGGAACAACCCGATCTACCGCACCCTGGCGGAACAGCCGGCGATCTGGGCGGTGCCCTTAGCCCTGCTGCTAATCTTTACGGTATCCCTACTCACGCCCAGGGGGGTGCCGCACGACGTGCACCATAAGATGCTGGTGCTGCACGCTCCTGAGGAACTCGGGTTGAAGGACGAATACATCAAGGAAGAAACCGCGCCGAAGCCGGTCCGGTAG
- the acs gene encoding acetate--CoA ligase has product MAVKKETIETLLEESRIFHPDEQFTRQANVKNRDIYAEARANPRIFWAMQAERLDWYRKWDQVLDWEPPFAKWFVNGKLNACYNCVDRHLNTWRKNKAAIIFEGEPGDSRILTYWDLWREVTQFANVLRMLGVRKGDRVAIYLPMIAEAAIAMLACARIGAPHSVVFGGFSAEALRDRINDAGAKLLITADGGWRRGKIVPLKRNADAALTECPSVDKVLVVKRTGQEVPMQDGRDYWYDNLVVGVTVGGPCEEMDSEDMLFILYTSGTTGKPKGVVHTTGGYLTGVSTTHHMVFDIKDRDVYWCTADVGWVTGHSYVVYGPLANGATTVIYEGAPDFPEFDRFWAIIERYGVNVFYTAPTAIRAFMKWGEEWPARRDLSSLRLLGTVGEPINPEAWIWYHKHIGSERCPIVDTWWQTETGMIMISALPGIISTKPGSASVPLPGVEIDVVDKEGNSVMLGKGGFLVIKEPWPAMLRTIYGDNERYVREYWGKIPGHTLYFSGDGARRDYHNYFWILGRVDDVINVAGHRLSTMEIESALVDHPWVAESAAIGKAHDLKGQAISVFVTLKGKYFKELKDGSKTRAEFTSELKAHVVKKIGAIARPDDIFLTAELPKTRSGKIMRRLLRDIAEGRALGDTTTLADPAVCRELKEKYESKES; this is encoded by the coding sequence GTGGCCGTCAAGAAGGAGACTATCGAAACCCTACTCGAGGAGAGCCGCATATTTCACCCCGACGAGCAGTTCACCCGGCAGGCCAACGTCAAGAACCGGGACATTTACGCCGAGGCCCGGGCGAACCCGCGGATTTTCTGGGCGATGCAGGCCGAGCGTCTGGACTGGTACCGCAAATGGGACCAGGTCCTGGATTGGGAGCCCCCGTTCGCCAAATGGTTCGTGAACGGGAAGCTGAACGCGTGTTACAACTGCGTCGACCGGCACCTCAACACCTGGCGGAAGAACAAGGCCGCCATCATCTTTGAGGGTGAACCGGGGGATAGTCGAATTCTGACCTATTGGGACCTATGGCGCGAGGTCACCCAGTTCGCCAATGTGCTACGCATGTTGGGGGTCCGGAAGGGCGACCGCGTGGCCATCTACCTGCCCATGATCGCCGAGGCGGCTATCGCCATGCTGGCCTGCGCCCGGATCGGCGCGCCCCACAGCGTGGTGTTCGGAGGGTTTTCCGCCGAAGCGCTGCGCGACCGTATCAACGACGCCGGGGCGAAGCTCTTGATTACTGCGGACGGCGGCTGGCGCCGGGGCAAAATCGTGCCTCTGAAGCGGAACGCCGATGCGGCCCTGACGGAGTGCCCGTCCGTGGACAAGGTCCTGGTGGTCAAGCGCACCGGCCAGGAAGTGCCGATGCAGGATGGGCGCGACTACTGGTACGACAACCTGGTGGTCGGGGTGACCGTAGGCGGGCCGTGTGAGGAAATGGACTCCGAGGATATGCTCTTCATTCTGTATACGAGCGGTACCACCGGCAAGCCCAAGGGTGTGGTCCATACTACCGGCGGCTACCTGACCGGGGTTTCCACCACCCACCATATGGTCTTCGACATCAAGGATCGTGATGTTTACTGGTGCACGGCGGACGTCGGCTGGGTTACCGGGCACAGCTACGTGGTTTACGGACCGCTGGCGAACGGGGCGACGACGGTGATTTACGAGGGGGCGCCCGACTTCCCCGAGTTCGACCGCTTCTGGGCGATCATTGAGCGCTACGGGGTGAACGTATTCTACACCGCGCCCACGGCCATTCGGGCCTTTATGAAGTGGGGCGAGGAGTGGCCTGCCCGGCGCGATCTTTCCAGCCTGCGCCTTTTAGGCACGGTCGGTGAGCCGATCAACCCGGAGGCCTGGATCTGGTACCACAAGCACATCGGGTCGGAACGGTGCCCGATTGTGGATACCTGGTGGCAGACCGAAACCGGGATGATCATGATCAGCGCCCTGCCGGGGATCATCTCCACGAAGCCGGGCTCAGCTTCGGTGCCGCTCCCGGGCGTAGAGATCGACGTGGTCGACAAGGAAGGGAACTCGGTGATGCTGGGCAAAGGCGGCTTTCTGGTGATCAAGGAGCCCTGGCCGGCCATGCTCCGCACCATTTACGGCGATAACGAGCGGTACGTGCGCGAGTACTGGGGCAAGATTCCGGGCCACACCCTGTACTTCTCCGGGGACGGTGCGCGCCGCGACTATCACAACTACTTCTGGATCCTGGGCCGGGTCGACGACGTGATCAACGTGGCCGGACACCGGCTGAGCACCATGGAAATCGAGAGCGCGCTGGTCGATCACCCCTGGGTGGCCGAATCGGCAGCGATCGGCAAGGCGCACGATCTCAAGGGGCAGGCCATCTCGGTGTTCGTGACTTTGAAAGGGAAGTACTTCAAGGAGCTCAAGGACGGGTCGAAGACAAGGGCCGAATTCACGTCCGAACTCAAAGCCCACGTGGTGAAGAAAATCGGGGCGATCGCCCGGCCAGACGACATCTTCCTGACCGCCGAACTGCCGAAGACCAGAAGCGGCAAGATCATGCGGCGCCTGCTGCGGGATATCGCCGAGGGCCGGGCCCTGGGCGACACCACCACCCTGGCCGACCCCGCGGTCTGCCGGGAACTCAAGGAAAAGTACGAGAGCAAGGAATCTTAA